One window of the Hoplias malabaricus isolate fHopMal1 chromosome Y, fHopMal1.hap1, whole genome shotgun sequence genome contains the following:
- the LOC136679105 gene encoding inactive serine protease 35-like, which translates to MASLPLCLLLFLSILTLLTATKPEDEYTWPQSRLPLLRYKRTIQLDSSSFTAKSQAERHGVCGIECQRGLPQPSLQDLEQMLSYETMYSNGTRTLTTISLQLNAVLNSSPSNVSSTSRRKREVYGPDTRFTISDKQYSLKYPFSTSVKISTGCSGVLVSPKHVLTAAHCIHDGADYLQGAQKLSVGVLRKGRKGKGRGKGGGKRRRGKDKVQEQEDDDGKQEKGKKGEKKSTKGRKSRSKRSVKANGTSFRWTRVKQTQVPKGWFKSVSDNTTADFDYAILELKRAQKSRYMELGIVPSVRKLPAGRVHFSGFDDDRPGDLVYRFCSVSEESKDLLYQHCDAQPGSSGAGVYVRLKEPGQTRSWIRKVIGVFSGHQWVNINGQQQDYNVAVRITPLKFAQICHWVHGDSARCQNV; encoded by the exons atggcgtcccttcccctgtgtctcctgctctttctctccatcctgACCTTGCTAACGGCTACAAAACCTGAGGATGAGTACACCTGGCCTCAGAGCAGGCTTCCTCTCCTCCGCTATAAAAGGACCATCCAACTGGACAGCTCCAGCTTCACAGCCAAAAGCCAAGCAGAGCGCCACGGAGTGTGTGGGATCGAGTGCCAGAGGGGTCTTCCACAGCCCAGCCTCCAGGATCTGGAACAGATGCTTTCTTATGAAACCATGTATTCTAATGGCACAAGAACTCTGACCACCATTAGTCTGCAGCTGAACGCTGTGCTAAACAGCTCACCTTCAAACGTTTCGTCCACTTCTCGACGTAAGAGAGAAGTTTACGGACCAGACACGCGCTTCACCATCTCCGACAAGCAGTACTCCCTCAAGTACCCCTTCTCCACCTCTGTTAAAATCTCCACCGGCTGCTCAGGCGTGCTGGTGTCCCCCAAACACGTCCTCACTGCGGCTCACTGCATCCACGACGGGGCCGACTACCTGCAGGGCGCGCAAAAACTCAGCGTGGGAGTTCTCCGCAAGGGCCGCAAGGGCAAAGGTCGCGGCAAAGGGGGAGGGAAGAGGAGACGAGGGAAGGACAAGGTGCAGGAGCAAGAAGACGACGACGGAAAACAAGAGAAGggaaagaaaggagaaaagaaaagcaCCAAAGGGAGGAAGAGTCGCAGCAAACGCAGTGTGAAGGCTAATGGAACCTCCTTCCGCTGGACACGGGTCAAGCAGACACAG GTTCCTAAGGGCTGGTTTAAAAGCGTGTCTGATAACACTACGGCGGATTTTGACTATGCCATTCTGGAGCTGAAGAGAGCGCAGAAGAGCCGGTACATGGAGCTGGGCATTGTCCCGTCAGTCAGAAAACTGCCTGCCGGACGAGTCCATTTCTCTGGCTTCGATGATGACCGGCCGGGTGACTTGGTGTACCGCTTCTGCTCAGTGTCGGAGGAGTCCAAAGATCTGCTGTACCAGCACTGCGATGCCCAGCCGGGCTCCAGTGGCGCTGGCGTCTATGTGAGGCTCAAGGAACCGGGCCAAACCCGCAGCTGGATACGCAAGGTCATCGGTGTCTTCTCCGGACACCAGTGGGTCAACATCAATGGCCAGCAACAGGATTACAACGTGGCCGTGAGGATCACACCCCTAAAGTTCGCTCAGATCTGTCACTGGGTTCACGGAGACTCTGCCCGCTGCCAGAACGTCTGA